The Streptomyces sp. NBC_01298 genome contains the following window.
CTTCTGCGCCAGGTTGTCGGGGTTGGTCTGGTACGGAAGCTCCGTGACCACCAGGCACTGGCGGTTCTGGATCTCCTCGACCTCGACCACCGCGCGCATCGTGATGGAGCCGCGACCGGTCCGGTACGCCTCCTCGATGCCCTTGCGGCCCACGACCAGGGCGCCCGACGGGAAGTCCGGGCCCTTGATCCGCTCGATGAGCGCGTCCTGGAGCTCCTCGTGCGAGGCCTCCGGGTGCTCCAGCGCCCACTGGGCGCCGGCCGCAACCTCGCGCAGGTTGTGCGGCGGGATGTTGGTGGCCATGCCGACCGCGATGCCCGCCGAGCCGTTGATCAGCAGGTTCGGGAAGCGCGCCGGCAGGACCGTCGGCTCCTGGTTGCGGCCGTCGTAGTTGTCCTTGAAGTCGACGGTCTCCTCGTCGATGTCGCGGAGCATCTCCATGGCCAGCGGCATGAGCTTGCACTCGGTGTAGCGCATCGCGGCCGCCGGGTCGTTGCCCGGGGAGCCGAAGTTGCCGTTGGAGTCCACGAGCGGCATGCGCAGCGACCACGGCTGGGCCAGGCGGACCAGGGCGTCGTAGATCGAGGAGTCACCGTGCGGGTGGTACGTGCCCATGACGTCACCGACGACGCGGGCGCACTTGTAGAAGCCCTTCTCGGGCCGGTAGCCGCCGTCGTACATCGCGTACAGCACACGACGGTGGACCGGCTTGAGGCCGTCCCGTACGTCGGGCAGCGCGCGGGAGACGATGACGGACATCGCGTAGTCGAGGTAGGAGCGCTGCATCTCGGTCTCGAGCCCGACGGGCTCGATGCGCATGACGGGCTGCTCCTCCGCGGATTCCGCGGCGGTGGGCGTGGTTTCGTCGGCCATTGCTGGTCAAAGGTCCTTTCAGGCGGTCAGCTGAGCCGACTCAGATGTCGAGGAAGCGAACGTCCTTGGCGTTGCGCTGGATGAAGGAGCGCCGGGCTTCGACGTCCTCACCCATCAGCACCGAGAACAGGTCGTCGGCCTGCGCGGCGTCGTCCAGGGTGACCTGGCCGAGCACGCGGTGGTCCACGTCCATCGTGGTGATGCGCAGTTCCTCGGCGTTCATCTCGCCCAGACCCTTGAAGCGCTGGATCGAGTCTTCCTTGATCCGCTTGCCCTGCGACTTGCCGAGCTCGACCAGGGCGTCGCGCTCGCGGTCCGAGTACGCGTACTCGAAGTCGTCGCGACCCCACTTGATCTTGTACAGCGGCGGACGCGACAGGTACACGTGCCCGGCCTCGACCAGCGGCCGCATGAAGCGGAACAGGAAGGTCAGCAGCAGGGTGTTGATGTGCTGGCCGTCGACGTCGGCGTCCGCCATCAGGATGATCTTGTGATAGCGGAGCTTCTCGATGTCGAAGTCCTCGTGCACACCCGTGCCGAAGGCGCTGATCAGCGCCTGGACCTCGGTGTTCTGGAGGATCTTGTCGATGCGCGCCTTCTCGACGTTCAGGATCTTGCCGCGGATCGGCAGGATGGCCTGGTACATCGGGTTGCGGCCGGACTTGGCCGAGCCGCCGGCCGAGTCGCCCTCGACGATGAAGATCTCGCACTTCGTCGGGTCGTTGGACTGGCAGTCCGACAGCTTGCCCGGGAGCGAGGCGGACTCCAGCAGACCCTTGCGACGGGTCAGGTCACGGGCCTTGCGGGCCGCGACGCGCGCCGTGGCCGCCTGGATCGACTTGCGGATGATGTCCGCGGCCTCGTTCGGGTTCCGGTCGAACCAGTCGTTGAGGTGCTCGTGCACGACCTTCTGCACGAAGGTCTTGGCCTCCGTGTTGCCCAGCTTGGTCTTCGTCTGGCCCTCGAACTGCGGCTCGCCCAGCTTCACCGAGATGATCGCCGTCAGACCCTCGCGGATGTCCTCGCCGGCGAGGTTGTCGTCCTTCTCGCGGAGGAACTTCTTCTCGCGCGCGTAGCGGTTCACCAGACCCGTCATCGCCGCGCGGAAGCCCTCTTCGTGGGTACCGCCCTCGTGCGTGTGGATCGTGTTCGCGAAGGAGTAGACGCCCTCGGTGTACTGCGAGTTCCACTGCATCGCGATCTCGACCGAGAGCATGCGCTCCTTGTCCTCGGCCTCGACGTCGATGACCGTGGGGTGGATCAGCTCGCCCTTGCGCGCGTTCAGGTACTTCACGAAGTCGACGATGCCGCCCTCGTAGTGGTACTTGACCGTCCGCGCCTGCTGGTCGTCGGTCTCCTCGGCGGTGTCCGCGCCCATCGTGGCCTTCGCCGACTCGCGCTCGTCCGTCAGCGAGAGCGTCAGGCCCTTGTTGAGGAAGGCCATCTCCTGGAAGCGGCGCGAGAGCGTCTCGAAGGAGTACTCGGTGGTCTCGAAGATGTCGCCGTCGGCCCAGAAGGTGACCGAGGTGCCCGTCTCGGACGTCTCCTCGTTCTGCAGCAGCGGCGCCGTCGGGACACCGAGCTTGTAGTCCTGGGTCCAGCGGGAACCGTCGGTCTTGACCTCGACCGCGACCTTGGTGGACAGGGCGTTCACGACGGAGACGCCGACGCCGTGCAGACCGCCGGAGACGGCGTAACCGCCGCCGCCGAACTTGCCGCCCGCGTGCAGGACCGTCAGCACGACCTCGACGGCCGGCTTCCCCTCGGACGGCACGATGCCGACCGGGATACCGCGGCCGTTGTCGACCACGCGCACGCCGCCGTCGGCGAGGATCGTCACGTCGATGGTGTCCGCGTGCCCGGCCAGGGCCTCGTCGACCGAGTTGTCGACGACCTCGTAGACGAGGTGGTGGAGCCCGCGCTCACCGGTCGAGCCGATGTACATGCCGGGCCGCTTGCGGACCGCGTCCAGGCCCTCGAGGACCTGGATGGCACTGGCGTCGTACGAGGAGGTGACCTCGCCGTTCTGGCCGACTGTGGACTGGTTGTCGTTGGGGTTGCCGGAATCGGCCACGAAGCGCCCTTTCTGGCACAGCACAGGCCGTACTCCGGGCCGGCATGCATGCAAGCGGGAGCGGCTGCGTCGATCTGCGTTGTCAGCGGTGGTCAGCTTTACTCGACTGAATCCCGCGCGTGCGCGGGATTCTCGTTCAGTCTACCGGTATCACCCCCATGAATGGGCGTTTGCCGGTACCTGAGTCCGCATGTGCCGCCCGGAAACTCCTCTCTCCGACTCCCCATATCCGGGGAGGGGCTCGAAGAGGCTCACACGGGCATTGAGCGCTTCGGGCTGTCAACCTCCCGCTACCGTGAGGGACACCACCCGCGGAGCCGTCCGTACGGGTGACCGCCGGATCCCTACTCACCCGTACGGGTGTGCGTGCCGGCGGGCACGCGAAGCCGCCCGCACGTGGTGAACCACGCCGGGTCGGGCTTCGTCCGCTCACCCGTAGGTGTCCCCCGGGCCGGTGCTCCCCGGCGCCCGCCAGGGCCCGTACCGCTTCGGCCCGCCGCCCGGGCCGTGGACCTTGATCAGCCGCACGGTGCCCTGCCCCAGGTCCGCGTTGAGCCGCGCCACCAGCTGCGGGGCCAGCAGCTTCAGCTGCGCCGCCCACGCCGAGGAATCGCAGCGCACCACCAGCTCGCGGTCCTCGTACCGGTCCGGCACGCAGTGCGTGGCGATGTCCTGGCCGACGATCTCCGGCCAGCGCTCCATCACGCCCGCCACCGCCATCGGCATCTCCCAGCCGCGCTCCGTGCGCAGCCGGTCCAGCGCCGCCATCAGCGGCATCGGGTCCCGCCCGTCCGCCCGGGCGCCCGAGCGCAGGCCCGGCCGGTAGGCACCCTTCTTGTTCTGCGCCGCGTTGCCGCGGGCCCGCGCCTGCTCGCGCGCGGCCGCCAGCGCCTGGCGCGCCAGGTCCACCCCGGAGGGCTCGGCCGCCTTGCGGGGCGGCTCCTGCGGGTCCCGCCGGTCCTGTGGGGGGTCCTGCTCCTTGCCGCTCACAGCCGGGTCACCTCGCCGCCGGCCACCGCGAACCGGGTCCCGACCAGTACCCCGGGCACGTCGTCGTCCACCGCCGCCGTCACCAGCACCTGCTCGCCCGGGGCCACCAGCTCCGCCAGCCGCTCCCGGCGCCGCGCGTCCAGCTCCGCGAACACGTCGTCGAGGATCAGCACCGGCTCGCTGCCCTCCGAGCGCAGCAGCTCGTAGGAGGCCAGGCGCAGCGCCAGCGCGTACGACCAGGACTCGCCGTGGCTCGCGTACCCCTTGGCCGGCAGCTCCCCGAGGCGCAGCACCACGTCGTCGCGGTGCGGGCCGACCAGGGTCACCCCGCGCTCGATCTCGCCCTTGCGCACCTCGGCCAGGGAGGCCAGGAGAACCTCGTACAGCGCCTCGCGGGTACGCGCCTCGCCGCTGTCCACCTGCTCGCCCGCGGAGGACTTGTAGGCCACCCCGAGCGGGCCGCCGCCGGGTGCGAGCTGCTCGTACGCCTTGTCCGCCAGCGGCAGCAGCGTCGCGAGCAGGTCGAGCCGGTGGGCCATCAGCTCCGCGCCCGTGCGCGCCAGGTGCTGGTCCCAGACGTCGAGGGTGGACAGGTCCATGGAGCGACCGCCGTGCCGGCGGGCCATCGCCGCCGACTTCAGCAGGGTGTTGCGCTGCTTGAGCACCCGCTCGTAGTCCGAGCGGACGGCCGCCATGCGCGGCGAGCGCGCCGTGACGAGCTCGTCGAGGAAGCGGCGCCGCTCCCCGGGGTCGCCCTTGACCAGGGCCAGGTCCTCGGGCGCGAACAGCACCGTGCGCACGATGCCCAGCACGTCACGCGGCCTGACCTGCGAGGACCTGTTGATCCGGGCCCGGTTGGCGCGGCCCGGGTTCAGCTCCAGCTCCACGAGCTGCTGCCGCTCGCCCTGGGTGACGGCGGCCCGGATGACGGCGCGCTCGGCGCCCATCCGCACCAGCGGGGCGTCCGCGGAGACGCGGTGGCTGCCGAGGGTGGCGAGGTAGCCGATCGCCTCGACGAGATTGGTCTTTCCCTGCCCGTTGGGGCCGACGAAAGCGGTGACGCCCGGGTCGAGGGGAACCTCGGCCCGGGCGTACGAGCGGAAGTCGGCCAACGAGAGATGCGAAACGTGCATGTGGCGCCGACCTCCCCCGGCTTCCTGCTGCTCTGCCGTGCTCCGCTCCACAGGCTGTGGACCTACAAGCCGTGGTCCCTGAGAAACCGTGGGCCTGTGGAGCGGTTGTGGATTACTTCTTCTCGACCGCGTGGCCGCCGAACTGGTTGCGCAGCGCGGCGATCATCTTCATCTGCGGGGAGTCGTCCTGGCGCGACGCGAAGCGCGCGAAGAGCGAGGCCGTGATCGCGGGCAGCGGCACGGCGTTGTCGATCGCGGCCTCGACCGTCCAGCGGCCCTCGCCCGAGTCCTGCGCGAAGCCGCGCAGCTGCTGCAGGTGCTCGTCCTCGTCCAGCGCGTTCACGGCCAGGTCCAGCAGCCAGGAACGGATGACCGTGCCCTCCTGCCAGGACCGGAACACCTCGCGGACGTCGGTGACCGAGTCGACCTTCTCCAGGAGCTCCCAGCCCTCGGCGTAGGCCTGCATCATGGCGTACTCGATGCCGTTGTGGACCATCTTCGCGAAGTGCCCGGCGCCGATCTTGCCCGCGTGCACCGCGCCGAATTCACCCTCGGGCTTGAGGGCGTCGAAGACCGGCTGGACGGCCGCGACGTGCTCCTTGTCGCCGCCGTACATCAGCGCGTAGCCGTTCTCCAGGCCCCAGACGCCGCCCGAGACTCCGCAGTCCACGAAGCCGATGCCCTTGGCGGCCAGCTCGGCGCCGTGCTTCTCGTCGTCGGTCCAGCGCGAGTTGCCGCCGTCGACGACGATGTCGCCGGGCGAGAGCAGGCCCGCGAGCTCGTCGACGGTGGACTGGGTCGCCGCGCCGGCCGGGACCATCACCCACACCACGCGGGGGGCCTGCAGGCTGTCCACAAGTTCCGACAGGCTGTGGACATCGGCGAGGTCCGGGTTGCGGTCGTATCCGATGACGGTGTGGCCGGCGCGGCGGATGCGCTCGCGCATGTTGCCGCCCATCTTGCCGAGACCGACGAGACCAAGCTCCATCAGGTGGTTCCTTAAGCGTTGTGGCCGTCTGTGCCGGGGTGCTCCCCTGCCCGGGGACATCCCCCCGTGCCGAGCCTACGCCGGGCCGTGGCGCCCGGCGCCACGGGCACTCCGGGGTGTCGGCGCCCAGGCGCGCGGCGGGCCGCGCACGAGGCTCCGTACGGACTCCCGCGAGGCCACTGGGGGGCCGCTACGGGGCCGCTACGGCGCTTCGCGGGCGGGAGGCGGAACGCCCTCGGGCCCGGTCCCGCCAGGAGCGGGGACGGGCCCGAGGGGCTTGCCGCGTCGAGTCCGGACTCAGCCGGAGAGGCGGACCGGCATGATCAGGTACTTGTACGCCTCGTCGGCCTCGGCGTCGACCGCCGGGCGGCCGCTGAGCAGCGCCGGCTTGGTGGACGTGGTGAAGCTCAGCTGCGCGGCCGGCGAGTCGATCGCGCTCAGGCCGTCCAGCAGGAAGGTCGGGTTGAAGGCGATCGAGATGTCGTCGCCCTCCAGCTTCGCGTCGACGCGCTCCACAGCCTGTGCGTCGTCGGAGGAGCCGGCCTCCAGGATCAGCACGCCCTGCTCGAAGCTCAGGCGGACCGGGGTGTTGCGCTCGGCGACCAGGGCCACGCGCTTGACGGCCTCGACGAACGGGGCCGTCTCGATCACGGCGACCGAGTTGAACTCCGTCGGGAACAGCGTGCGGTACTTCGGCAGGTCGCCCTCGAGGAGGCGGGTGGTGGTGCGGCGGCCGGCGCCCTCGAAGCCGATGAGGCCCTCGCCCTGGCCGGAGCCCGACAGCGCGATGGTGACCGTGTCGCCGCTGGTGAGCGACTTGGCGGTGTCCAGGAGGGTCTTGGCGGGTACCAGGGCCACGGCCGAGGCCTCGGGGTCCTCGGGCTTCCACAGGAACTCGCGGACCGCGAAGCGGTAGCGGTCGGTGGAGGCCAGGGTGACCTTGTCGCCCTCGATCTCGATGCGCACACCGGTCAGCACGGGCAGCGTGTCGTCGCGGCCCGCGGCGATGGCTACCTGGGCGGCGGCGGAGGCGAAGACCTCGCCGGGCACGGTGCCGGTCGCGGTGGGCATCGTCGGCAGTGCCGGGTACTCCTCCACAGGCAGGGTGTGGAGTGTGAATCGCGAGGAGCCGCAGACCACGGTCGCCCGTACACCGTCTGTGGAAATCTCCACCGGACGGTTGGGGAGTGCGCGGCAGATGTCGGCGAGCAGCCGGCCGGAGACCAGGACGGTGCCGTCCTCCTCGACGTCCGCCTCGACGGAGACGCGGGCCGAGACCTCGTAGTCGAAGCCGGAGAGGGACAGCTTGCCCTCCTCGGCCTTCAGCAGCAGGCCCGCGAGAACGGGCACCGGCGGCCGGGCCGGGAGGCTACGAGCAGCCCAGGCCACCGCCTCCGCGAGTACGTCGCGCTCCACCCGGATCTTCACCGGAAACCGCCTCCTGCTGTTGCTCGCTCGTCTGCCGGCCTTCGTCGTCGGCTCGTCGATGCCTCGACCGATGCCGGGGACCAGTCTGACGTACGGCGCCGACAGTCGTCGCTGCTGGCGGTCAAGTCGGGAGCGAGGTGTCGGGGAGGGCGATCCACCGAGTTGTGCACAGGACCTGCTTGAAAACCGAAACCGGGCTAACTCTCTATGGGGGTAGTAGTAGGGCCTGTGGAAACGGTGGATAACAGTGTTTCTGCTGGTCAGCACCGGTTTTTTATGCACACACCCTGTGGGCGGTACCGGTGGACAACCACGTGTCTCTGTGGAGAACGAAAACTTCTGCACAGGCCATCCCCAGATGACCCCGACTACTCCACAGGTGTGTCCCCAGGTTTTCCCGAGTACTCCACAACCCAAACGTCGACTTCGGTGTGACCGCTTTCACTCGGGGCGGTGATGGAGGGTTCCCTGTTGCCGAACAGTGGACAACGGTGTGGGGAAGTCGTCTGATCCTGTGCACAGGACCCGGGAAGCTGTGGACCGCCGGTGGACAACGCGGTGGACAGACCTGTGGACGAATATTTCGTCCACAGCCTGTGGATAGTCGTTGCGCACAATTCCACAGGGGTCTGACCAGCCCTGATGGTGCCTCACACCAGGGGCCTGTGGACAGTCTTGTGGGTTGTGGAGCCCGTCCCCAGGGTGTGGACGGAAGAAAGTCGCCCAATCTGTGGATGACTTGCCTCCAAGGGGGCGTATTCGAACAACCCAGGGGCGCACGCACGAAGAAGGGCGCCCCCGAAGTGACCCGGGAGCGCCCTCTAAAAGCGTTTTGAAGGGCTCGGCGGCGCCCGTACGGCACGTCCACAGAGCCGGCGTCAGCCGTTCTTGATGCGGTTGGTGAGCTCGGTCACCTGGTTGTAGATGGAGCGGCGTTCCGCCATCAGAGCGCGGATCTTGCGGTCCGCGTGCATGACGGTGGTGTGGTCGCGGCCGCCGAACTGCGCCCCGATCTTGGGCAGCGAGAGGTCCGTGAGCTCCCGGCACAGGTACATGGAGATCTGCCGGGCGGTGACCAGCACGCGGCTGCGCGAGGAGCCGCACAGGTCGTCCACGGTCAGCCCGAAGTAGTCGGCGGTGGCCGCCATGATGTCGGTGGCGGTGATCTCGGGCGAGCTGTCCTCGCCGCCCGGAATCAGGTTCTTCAGGACGTCCTCGGTCAGGCCCAGGTCGACCGGCTGCCGGTTCAGGCTCGCGAAGGCCGTGACCCGGATCAGCGCCCCCTCCAGCTCGCGGATGTTGCGCGAGATGCGGGAGGCGATGAACTCCAGCACCTCCGGCGGGGCGTTGAGCTGCTCCTGGACGGCCTTCTTGCGCAGGATCGCGATGCGGGTCTCCAGCTCGGGCGGCTGGACGTCGGTGATCAGGCCCCACTCGAAGCGGTTGCGGAGCCGGTCCTCCAGGGTGGCGAGCTGCTTGGGCGGCCGGTCGGAGGAGAGCACGATCTGCTTGTTGGCGTTGTGGAGCGTATTGAAGGTGTGGAAGAACTCCTCCTGCGTCGACTCCTTGCTCGCGAGGAACTGGATGTCGTCGACGAGCAGGATGTCCATCTCGCGGTAGCGCTTGCGGAACGCGTCGCCCTTGCCGTCGCGGATCGAGTTGATGAACTCGTTGGTGAACTCCTCGGAGCTCACGTACCGCACCCGGGTGCCGGGGTAGAGGCTCCGCGCGTAGTGCCCGATGGCGTGCAGCAGGTGCGTCTTGCCGAGGCCCGACTCCCCGTAGATGAAGAGGGGGTTGTACGCCTTCGCCGGCGCCTCGGCGACGGCCACCGCGGCGGCGTGCGCGAAGCGGTTGGAGGCGCCGATGACGAAGGTGTCGAAGAGGTACTTGGGGTTCAGCCGGGCGGTCGGCTCCAGCGGTCCCGAGGTGGAACCGCCGGACGGCGCCGAGGGCGCGGGCCGGCTGGGCACCGGGCGCGGGGAGGACTGCTGCTCGTACTGCTGCTGCTCGTACTGGCGGGAGGAGCGCTGCTGCTGGCCCTCGTACTGCTGCTGCTCGTACTTCTGCTGTTCGTAGGAGCCCTGGTCGTAGGAGGAGGGCTCGGACTGCTGCATGTAGCCCGGCTGCGGGGAGGCGTACGGGTCGCGCTCGGGGAAGCCGCCGAGGCGGGGCTGCTGCCAGCCGTAGTCGTCCTGCTGGCCGCCGCGGGGCCAGGCGCCGGGCTCGGAGCGCTGCTGCTGGTAGTCCGGGTAGGCGGGGCGGGCGCTGGGGAGCTGGTCGTCGGCGGGGCCGTTGTGGCCGCCGGGGCCCGTGTGACCCATGGGTCCGGTGTGCCCGCCGGGGCGCTGACCTCCGTACGGTTCGTAGTCGTCGCGGGAGGAGGACCCGGACGGGGCCGGGGGCGAGGGCTCGCCGGCGGAGTCGTCGACGGTGATGGCGATCCGGATCGGGCGGCCGCACTCACGGCTCAGGGCGTCGCTGATGAGCGGGGCGAGCCGGCCCTCCAGGACGCGCTTGCCGTACTCGTTCGGCACGGCGAGCAGCGCGGTGTCCGCGACCAGGGCCAGGGGCTGACAGCGCTCGACCCACTGCTTGTCCTTGGGCTCGATGCTGTTCTGTCCCTCCCCGAGGAGCTTTTCGAGCACCCTTGGCCACACTGCGGCAAGATCGGCAGGTACGTCAGCCACAGAGCACGCTCTCTCAGAGGGGGTCCCACGAATGTGTGGTTCTTTGGGACGGTCGGGACAAAAAATCCGGGGTCAGGCAACGGTAGTCAGGCCAGCGGGTACGGTTCAAGTCGTTGTCCACAGCCTGTGCACAGTGTGGGGCACCGTCGACTCGGTTTGACCGGATGGCGTAGCCGCGCGTACCGTAACGAGGTCGAGTTGTCGATGGCTGCTGCCGCCTGCCTACCGATGGGCGAAGATCACTGG
Protein-coding sequences here:
- the recF gene encoding DNA replication/repair protein RecF (All proteins in this family for which functions are known are DNA-binding proteins that assist the filamentation of RecA onto DNA for the initiation of recombination or recombinational repair.) translates to MHVSHLSLADFRSYARAEVPLDPGVTAFVGPNGQGKTNLVEAIGYLATLGSHRVSADAPLVRMGAERAVIRAAVTQGERQQLVELELNPGRANRARINRSSQVRPRDVLGIVRTVLFAPEDLALVKGDPGERRRFLDELVTARSPRMAAVRSDYERVLKQRNTLLKSAAMARRHGGRSMDLSTLDVWDQHLARTGAELMAHRLDLLATLLPLADKAYEQLAPGGGPLGVAYKSSAGEQVDSGEARTREALYEVLLASLAEVRKGEIERGVTLVGPHRDDVVLRLGELPAKGYASHGESWSYALALRLASYELLRSEGSEPVLILDDVFAELDARRRERLAELVAPGEQVLVTAAVDDDVPGVLVGTRFAVAGGEVTRL
- a CDS encoding DUF721 domain-containing protein — its product is MSGKEQDPPQDRRDPQEPPRKAAEPSGVDLARQALAAAREQARARGNAAQNKKGAYRPGLRSGARADGRDPMPLMAALDRLRTERGWEMPMAVAGVMERWPEIVGQDIATHCVPDRYEDRELVVRCDSSAWAAQLKLLAPQLVARLNADLGQGTVRLIKVHGPGGGPKRYGPWRAPGSTGPGDTYG
- the gyrB gene encoding DNA topoisomerase (ATP-hydrolyzing) subunit B; translation: MLCQKGRFVADSGNPNDNQSTVGQNGEVTSSYDASAIQVLEGLDAVRKRPGMYIGSTGERGLHHLVYEVVDNSVDEALAGHADTIDVTILADGGVRVVDNGRGIPVGIVPSEGKPAVEVVLTVLHAGGKFGGGGYAVSGGLHGVGVSVVNALSTKVAVEVKTDGSRWTQDYKLGVPTAPLLQNEETSETGTSVTFWADGDIFETTEYSFETLSRRFQEMAFLNKGLTLSLTDERESAKATMGADTAEETDDQQARTVKYHYEGGIVDFVKYLNARKGELIHPTVIDVEAEDKERMLSVEIAMQWNSQYTEGVYSFANTIHTHEGGTHEEGFRAAMTGLVNRYAREKKFLREKDDNLAGEDIREGLTAIISVKLGEPQFEGQTKTKLGNTEAKTFVQKVVHEHLNDWFDRNPNEAADIIRKSIQAATARVAARKARDLTRRKGLLESASLPGKLSDCQSNDPTKCEIFIVEGDSAGGSAKSGRNPMYQAILPIRGKILNVEKARIDKILQNTEVQALISAFGTGVHEDFDIEKLRYHKIILMADADVDGQHINTLLLTFLFRFMRPLVEAGHVYLSRPPLYKIKWGRDDFEYAYSDRERDALVELGKSQGKRIKEDSIQRFKGLGEMNAEELRITTMDVDHRVLGQVTLDDAAQADDLFSVLMGEDVEARRSFIQRNAKDVRFLDI
- the gnd gene encoding phosphogluconate dehydrogenase (NAD(+)-dependent, decarboxylating), giving the protein MELGLVGLGKMGGNMRERIRRAGHTVIGYDRNPDLADVHSLSELVDSLQAPRVVWVMVPAGAATQSTVDELAGLLSPGDIVVDGGNSRWTDDEKHGAELAAKGIGFVDCGVSGGVWGLENGYALMYGGDKEHVAAVQPVFDALKPEGEFGAVHAGKIGAGHFAKMVHNGIEYAMMQAYAEGWELLEKVDSVTDVREVFRSWQEGTVIRSWLLDLAVNALDEDEHLQQLRGFAQDSGEGRWTVEAAIDNAVPLPAITASLFARFASRQDDSPQMKMIAALRNQFGGHAVEKK
- the dnaN gene encoding DNA polymerase III subunit beta, which encodes MKIRVERDVLAEAVAWAARSLPARPPVPVLAGLLLKAEEGKLSLSGFDYEVSARVSVEADVEEDGTVLVSGRLLADICRALPNRPVEISTDGVRATVVCGSSRFTLHTLPVEEYPALPTMPTATGTVPGEVFASAAAQVAIAAGRDDTLPVLTGVRIEIEGDKVTLASTDRYRFAVREFLWKPEDPEASAVALVPAKTLLDTAKSLTSGDTVTIALSGSGQGEGLIGFEGAGRRTTTRLLEGDLPKYRTLFPTEFNSVAVIETAPFVEAVKRVALVAERNTPVRLSFEQGVLILEAGSSDDAQAVERVDAKLEGDDISIAFNPTFLLDGLSAIDSPAAQLSFTTSTKPALLSGRPAVDAEADEAYKYLIMPVRLSG